The Hevea brasiliensis isolate MT/VB/25A 57/8 chromosome 9, ASM3005281v1, whole genome shotgun sequence nucleotide sequence ATAGCTTTAACTGTTCTGACATGAAAATTCCAGGGCTGAATAAACACTTTTTAAAAAATTGTCATTTTAAGCGTTTatatgatgaaaaaaaaaatatatttttaaatatggtAACTTGAGAgtatgaaaatttattaaaaataaatttaatacattttaattatataaaaatataaaaataattttttaaattatatttttaatagcatataaaatattttaaaatatatatatatatatattttttatcctCAGACTCATTATTAATTGAAGGGAACTTTattgttgttgaaaaaaaaaatttattattttaaagatatcatattaaatttaattttaattttttaattaatatattttaaaaaattattttctcaatAACAACAATTTCAATAGATGTACTCTATGATTGCTTAATTTTATTACAAAGTAGTACTATTTTATTACAAAAAATAAGATATTTAGtaaaattttacaatttattagaattttgtaaagcgatatcttttttttttaatagtttgttatgaaaattttattaatttaattgaaaaaaaagtttgtttataataaaaaatatatatatatataataataattaaaaaaaaatccaataaCTAAATTAAATGTGGcaaaattttattagaaattatagGAATACATTATAATTCATTAtaggaaataataaaataattaaaatagtaTATATACTTatatattttacataaaaaaaaatcattttttaaaaataattttatgatcaaTGTGTAACctgtttctataattttttttataaaatataatacctATAAAATATGAACTACAAAATTTTGTtaaatcattttattttctataattttacaCCATAAAATACACCGTTTCAGTAACAAATTTGGACGGATTGATTGAGGATCCCATTTTCTCCGATCTTCTTCCCTTGATCAAATACCAACACCAAGGAGCTACTGGTTTTTCCATTTAAAGTTATGAATTCATTGATTACCTAGATTCGCATAGCATACAATCGTAGCATTAATTCTATCCTTTGCTATGGGCGGTGATGAAAAGCTTGTGAATTACTCAATTTCCCTTAAAATATTTGAATTGAATTCTGCTTTAATTGGGTTTACTTTAAAAAGTACTTGAAATTTCAGTAATAATAACTTTTTTTCTGGGATGCTGATTCCTGGAAATGTCTCAATATTTGAATTGGACTCTGCTTTTCAACTCTGAAATCCGTCAGAGACAATTCAATTTTGGCGATCGGTGAATTTTCATTTCCATGGATCTTCATTTATTTACATGGGAAATTATattgtttcaaaaaaaaaaaaaaagaaattaatattCGTGCTGCCAAACAACACAAGGAAGCAAGAAAACCTTTCCATGCATGAACACCGATCTCTAAAAATTTTATACGAAATCGATTTAGACATGATTTTTGCTCCAAATAGGAATACCAGTCACAAAGCCAAAATTCTTGCCATCTTCAATGGGGATCGCCGGCGCCGGCTTTGATGTCATAGAACAAGCGTTAATTTCCGACACCTTCTTGTCATTATCATTGGAAGACAAATATTCCGGCAAATTTGCCTTCACTGAAACGTTAACAATCCCGTTTCTCTCACCTTTCGCATCCCTTAACCTATAACTCAAGAAGTTCAAATAATTCTCTGGTAAATATCCTCCCATGAAATCTGTAGCCGGCATTCTCGCTGTTCCTATTGTTTTATCACCAGAAGCCGTTTTGCAGTGAACTTCTAACGTTATAAAACGTTCATGCAAGGGCATTTCGATTGAAAGCCTTTGGTTCCAAGAAGGGTAGGCACCTCCTTCTGTGTCCATCTTTGTGGCGCGATAGTTTAGAGGGTCAGTTCTAACCATGACGTACGTGTTCTTCTTCACCCATTTTCGACCAATACGCAAGTCTTCACACGATAAGACTGTGATTTCTAGAGTGCGGGACGTGCTTCCCATTTTGGATTTGAGTAAGGGAATTGGGTGAACAAGAAATCGAGTCTACCAAGTGAGTAATATATATTGAACAAGAAATGGGAATGTTGAGAGAAAGGCTTTTATGTTTAGATATATATAAAGAAgagattaaagaaataaaataaaaagacttgTAAAGCAATGAAAGTGTAATTGAGGAAGAAGGAGGTGCGATTTTTCTGTTATATGTTTGGAACATGTTCAAAACACCATAATTATCAAAATTCTCCAACAAAGAGATTTCTAATTTCTATGCACATGGCAAAGTGTTCCTTTTCTTTTTAGAAATTGCAtggaaatttatttaaatttaatttgatatatACATGAAGATTTTGAATTTAAATGAGAaaaaatttgttaaaaaaaattaaaaggaccATTTTATCGCAATAAATTATAACACTTTTCctcttataaaatttttttaataaattataatatgaaAAATACAAGATATTAAATGAGTTTTGAGTCGATAATATTAGAATTATTTTCGAGACTATAGATCTCAAATCCAAGTCTTAATCGAAGTTAATTAAGTcttaattgaagttaattatataTAAGTAGACAATGGGAAGGTAATTACatctaattttaatatttatttaattaagtttACGCAGTCAAAATGTTTTCATTATCTAAGGAGTAAGCAAAAGGAGGTTTAAGTACCTGTTTGATAATTTTAAAGTATAAATGGGGCAATCATCTTTATTATAGATTTAATTAGCATTTTATAAAGATAGCTAAAAGGTTCCAAAATCAGAAACTTATTTttggaaaaataaatacaaaaatataaataaaatttatataaaaaatattaaaaatatatattgaaatttatagatgaaattttaattttaaaagatttTGGGGAACCCCTCCTCCCTTCAGCCTTTGAATGGTTCTGCCCCTATCGTCAATCTatagtttatatttttatattatatttgatAATTCGAATGGCTTCACGTAACGTAAGTGTCGTAATCCAAGTTCGCAAGCAGGGAGGAATT carries:
- the LOC110643314 gene encoding BON1-associated protein 2-like — encoded protein: MGSTSRTLEITVLSCEDLRIGRKWVKKNTYVMVRTDPLNYRATKMDTEGGAYPSWNQRLSIEMPLHERFITLEVHCKTASGDKTIGTARMPATDFMGGYLPENYLNFLSYRLRDAKGERNGIVNVSVKANLPEYLSSNDNDKKVSEINACSMTSKPAPAIPIEDGKNFGFVTGIPIWSKNHV